Genomic window (Methanobrevibacter sp.):
ATAAAAAGATTTATTAATGTTTAAATTATAAATTATTTTATTACTATTATTTTATGATTATAAATTTTTTAATTCGGGTATTCAAATGAATGTACAAGAAGATTTTAACAAGTTTATTAAAGATGCAAAAAGAGTATTAAAAGTATCAAGAAAACCTGATTCAAATGAATATATCGATTTAGCTAAAATTTCAGCTCTTGGGGTTGTAGTTATTGGCGGTATCGGTTATCTTATTGTTGTTTTAGGTTATTTAATTGGTTTATAAAACCAATATTTTATTTTTTTGATCATAATTTAATTTTTTTTATTGCATTATTTTTTTCTCAAAATATATTGTTTTTTGAAAAGTTTTAAATACTATTAGTTACCATATTTATTACTATTATAGAATTCTTATTTTTCAGAATTTTTTTGTCTGAAAATTAATG
Coding sequences:
- a CDS encoding protein translocase SEC61 complex subunit gamma, encoding MNVQEDFNKFIKDAKRVLKVSRKPDSNEYIDLAKISALGVVVIGGIGYLIVVLGYLIGL